In one Grus americana isolate bGruAme1 chromosome 1, bGruAme1.mat, whole genome shotgun sequence genomic region, the following are encoded:
- the NDUFA5 gene encoding NADH dehydrogenase [ubiquinone] 1 alpha subcomplex subunit 5, with protein MRPATPWPAVPAAAWGRGLARSAAMAGALRKTTGLVGLAVAENPHERLRILYTKILGVLQNIPKDAAYRKYTEQIVNQRFNLVQTETDVQKLQDKLNSGHIEEVIVQAENELSLARKMLQWKPWEPLIEEPPSDQWRWPV; from the exons ATGCGCCCCGCCACCCCGTGGCCGGCAGTGCCCGCTGCGGCTTGGGGGCGGGGCCTTGCGCGCAGCGCAGCCATGGCGGGGGCGCTGAGGAAG ACCACTGGGCTTGTAGGATTGGCTGTAGCTGAAAACCCTCATGAG CGCTTGCGAATACTGTACACAAAAATCCTTGGTGTCCTGCAAAACATTCCCAAAGATGCAGCATATAGGAAATACACTGAGCAGATTGTAAATCAGCGGTTTAATTTGGTGCAAACG GAGACTGATGTGCAAAAACTACAGGACAAACTGAATAGCGGTCACATAGAAGAAGTCATTGTACAG GCTGAAAATGAGCTTTCCCTGGCAAGAAAAATGCTACAGTGGAAACCATGGGAGCCTCTAATTGAAGAACCTCCTTCTGACCAGTGGAGATGGCCAGTCTAA